One segment of Thermoanaerobacter kivui DNA contains the following:
- the nikC gene encoding nickel ABC transporter permease subunit NikC, whose amino-acid sequence MADLHVGEVLRPKFITGSRSLFSGAIARLWQDKLALLGLVIILAVVAMAIFAPYLAPNDPVKVNLAQRLAPPGAQYPLGTDHLGRCLLSRLIYGTRVSLATAALALSAIVLISIPLGTLAGYCGGRVDNAIMRVVDVLLAFPGLILALVIAGTLGPGLLNVMLALSLVWWVGYARVIRGMVLSVKEKEFVLATRACGTREMGIITRHILPNMLSPVIVLATLDMGKLILAISGLSFLGLGAQPPTPEWGAMLNDGRPYMQVAPQLMVYPGLCIMTVVLAFNLLGDGLRDALDPRGMTRL is encoded by the coding sequence ATGGCCGACCTTCATGTCGGTGAGGTATTAAGACCGAAGTTTATTACCGGTAGCCGTTCTTTGTTTAGCGGGGCGATTGCAAGGCTCTGGCAAGATAAACTGGCTCTTTTGGGGCTGGTGATCATCCTGGCTGTGGTGGCCATGGCCATCTTTGCCCCCTACCTGGCGCCTAATGACCCAGTGAAAGTTAACCTGGCGCAGCGTCTTGCACCGCCCGGCGCGCAGTACCCCCTGGGCACCGACCACCTGGGGCGCTGCCTCTTGTCGCGGTTGATCTATGGCACGAGGGTTTCCCTAGCCACGGCGGCTTTAGCTCTTTCTGCCATCGTGCTCATCAGCATTCCCCTGGGCACCCTGGCGGGCTACTGCGGGGGGCGGGTGGACAACGCCATCATGCGGGTAGTGGACGTGCTGCTGGCCTTTCCGGGCCTGATCCTGGCGCTGGTCATCGCCGGGACGCTGGGGCCGGGGCTTTTAAACGTAATGCTGGCGTTATCTTTAGTCTGGTGGGTGGGGTACGCCCGGGTCATCCGGGGGATGGTTCTTTCGGTGAAAGAGAAGGAATTCGTTCTGGCGACCCGGGCCTGCGGCACGCGTGAGATGGGCATCATCACGCGGCACATCCTGCCCAACATGCTCTCCCCGGTGATCGTCCTGGCCACGCTGGACATGGGCAAGCTGATCCTGGCCATCTCCGGGCTTTCCTTCCTGGGTCTCGGCGCCCAGCCGCCCACGCCGGAGTGGGGGGCCATGCTCAACGACGGCCGCCCTTACATGCAGGTGGCACCGCAGCTCATGGTCTACCCGGGCCTTTGCATCATGACGGTGGTGCTGGCCTTCAACCTGCTGGGCGACGGCTTAAGGGACGCCCTGGACCCGCGGGGGATGACCAGGCTTTAA
- a CDS encoding ABC transporter ATP-binding protein — MTLLEVREVVKHYAGKRGIFAGHREKVRAVDGVTFALARGETLSLVGESGCGKSTLGRLVVRLEEPTAGKILFAGEDITGWTGRKLQELRRRFQIIFQDSSSSLNPRRTVGAIIEEPLANFGVAKRERQERVAELLTLVGLEPGDAWKYPHEFSGGQRQRINIARALALQPELVVCDEPVSSLDVSIRAQILNLLRELKKRLGLSYLFISHDLAAVNYLADRVAVMYLGKIVEILPAEGLGSQARHPYTRALLRAVPEPDPRQRTDRKAVVRGEPPDPANPPAGCRFHPRCPEFRDICRREEPTLKEVREGHLVACHLGEACLK; from the coding sequence GTGACCCTCTTAGAGGTAAGGGAAGTGGTGAAGCACTACGCCGGGAAAAGGGGGATATTTGCGGGTCACCGGGAAAAGGTGCGGGCGGTGGACGGCGTCACATTCGCCTTGGCACGGGGAGAAACCCTGAGCCTGGTGGGAGAAAGCGGTTGCGGCAAGAGCACCCTGGGGCGGCTTGTGGTGCGGCTGGAAGAACCCACGGCTGGAAAAATTCTTTTTGCCGGCGAGGATATCACCGGCTGGACGGGGAGAAAGCTGCAGGAGCTGCGCCGCCGCTTCCAGATCATCTTCCAGGACTCTTCTTCCTCCCTCAACCCGCGCCGGACGGTGGGGGCAATCATTGAGGAACCCCTGGCCAATTTCGGCGTGGCTAAAAGGGAGCGCCAGGAGCGGGTGGCCGAACTATTAACCCTTGTCGGCCTTGAACCCGGAGATGCTTGGAAATACCCGCACGAATTCAGCGGGGGGCAGCGCCAGCGCATCAACATCGCCCGGGCCCTGGCCCTGCAACCGGAACTGGTGGTCTGCGACGAGCCCGTTTCCAGCCTGGACGTCTCCATCAGGGCGCAGATCTTGAATCTATTGCGGGAACTAAAAAAGCGGCTGGGCTTATCCTACCTCTTCATCTCCCACGACCTGGCGGCGGTGAATTACCTGGCCGACCGGGTGGCGGTGATGTACCTGGGCAAGATCGTGGAAATCCTGCCGGCAGAAGGCCTCGGATCACAGGCCCGTCACCCTTACACCCGGGCGCTTTTGCGCGCCGTGCCGGAGCCCGACCCGCGGCAAAGAACCGACCGAAAAGCGGTGGTACGGGGTGAGCCGCCCGACCCGGCAAATCCTCCCGCGGGTTGCCGCTTTCACCCCCGCTGTCCCGAGTTTCGTGATATCTGCCGGCGGGAGGAGCCCACCTTAAAGGAGGTGAGGGAGGGTCACCTGGTGGCTTGTCATTTAGGTGAGGCTTGCCTTAAGTAA